Proteins from a genomic interval of Deinococcus carri:
- a CDS encoding TatD family hydrolase, producing the protein MIDTHCHLDYLDDPASARGELGLSGMVCIGASAEHARNAVALAGQFGDVWATAGLHPTDAAEDSPEVRAEIEALALHPRVVGIGESGLDDYWDDTQRPTQLAAFEWQLDLARRTGKPLVIHVRDKAGQDSAHRGVMEVLSGQPDVPVILHCFSGHPGLFQYGLERGAYFGFAGNTTYKNAQPIQEAARQVPLDRLLLETDAPFLAPVPKRGRPNRPGYVRHTLEFIAALRGLDPAELERVTDENARRAYRLA; encoded by the coding sequence ATGATCGACACCCACTGCCACCTCGACTACCTCGACGACCCGGCCTCGGCGCGGGGGGAACTGGGCCTGAGCGGCATGGTCTGTATCGGGGCGAGCGCCGAACATGCCCGGAACGCGGTGGCCCTGGCGGGGCAGTTCGGGGACGTGTGGGCGACGGCGGGGCTGCACCCGACCGACGCGGCGGAGGACAGCCCGGAAGTGCGGGCCGAGATCGAGGCGCTGGCGCTCCACCCGCGCGTGGTCGGCATCGGGGAAAGCGGGCTGGACGACTACTGGGACGACACCCAGCGCCCAACCCAGCTCGCGGCCTTCGAGTGGCAGCTCGACCTCGCACGGCGCACCGGCAAACCGCTGGTGATTCACGTGCGTGACAAGGCCGGGCAGGACTCGGCCCACCGGGGCGTGATGGAGGTGCTTTCCGGCCAGCCGGACGTGCCGGTCATCCTGCACTGCTTCAGCGGGCATCCCGGCCTCTTCCAGTATGGGCTGGAACGCGGCGCGTATTTCGGCTTCGCGGGCAATACGACCTACAAGAACGCCCAGCCCATCCAGGAAGCCGCCCGGCAGGTGCCCCTGGACCGCCTGCTGCTGGAAACCGACGCGCCCTTTCTGGCCCCGGTGCCCAAACGCGGCCGGCCCAACCGCCCCGGCTACGTGCGGCACACGCTGGAGTTCATCGCCGCGCTGCGCGGGCTGGACCCCGCCGAGCTGGAGCGCGTCACCGACGAGAACGCCCGCCGCGCCTACCGTCTGGCCTGA
- a CDS encoding LptA/OstA family protein, giving the protein MKRVVLLAALAATTVVAQSAQNRVLRVEGAPRGDLRNGPLTYTGNPVNATVSSLKLKAAQAVVSAPAGQTLAQAEGKRTGVFTGNVLVTRGRLTAKGEKLAYSEATGQGVLSGNPSATFVPEDKSNGDTVSISAGQMSLDVDNNVSTSTGSVRLTNGSQSGRAEKLIFDEDQELAQLTGNPTLTRAAKGNQKELTITGQEVRARTAEKTLYVRGGVKLVQGTLTTTGNAVYYDDKKNVAYVVGNAVSVDSKTKSRLASNILEQRTDIARVREVASFKIPTEQFNLRGEK; this is encoded by the coding sequence ATGAAACGAGTTGTTCTTCTCGCGGCCCTGGCCGCCACGACCGTCGTCGCCCAGAGTGCCCAGAACCGCGTCCTGCGGGTGGAGGGTGCGCCCCGCGGTGACCTGCGAAACGGCCCGCTGACCTACACCGGCAATCCCGTGAACGCCACGGTGAGCAGCCTGAAACTCAAGGCCGCGCAGGCGGTGGTGTCCGCGCCCGCGGGCCAGACCCTCGCCCAGGCGGAGGGCAAGCGCACCGGCGTCTTTACCGGCAACGTGCTCGTGACCCGTGGCCGCCTGACCGCCAAGGGCGAGAAGCTCGCCTACAGCGAGGCGACCGGCCAAGGCGTCCTGAGCGGCAACCCCAGCGCCACCTTCGTGCCCGAGGACAAGAGCAACGGTGACACCGTGAGCATCAGCGCGGGCCAGATGAGCCTGGACGTGGACAACAACGTCTCGACCAGCACCGGCAGCGTGCGCCTGACCAACGGCAGCCAGAGTGGCCGCGCCGAGAAACTCATCTTCGACGAGGATCAGGAACTCGCCCAGCTCACCGGCAACCCCACCCTGACCCGCGCGGCGAAGGGCAATCAGAAGGAACTGACCATCACCGGACAGGAGGTGCGCGCCCGCACCGCCGAGAAGACGCTATACGTGCGCGGGGGGGTCAAGCTGGTGCAGGGCACCCTGACCACCACCGGGAACGCCGTGTACTACGACGACAAGAAGAACGTGGCCTACGTGGTCGGCAACGCCGTGAGCGTGGACAGCAAGACCAAGTCCCGCCTGGCCTCCAACATCCTGGAGCAGCGCACCGACATCGCCCGCGTCCGCGAGGTGGCCAGCTTCAAGATTCCCACCGAACAGTTCAACCTGCGCGGGGAGAAGTAA
- a CDS encoding universal stress protein yields the protein MTDPLIFRTTAGEDAPAEAEPAGVTPAAAGSGTPFRRITVGIDFSPASGYALELVRTRFPGAQVRLLHVTDARALTAPDLGGGVIPTGPNPALLQSLEDADAGGLTRLAQDGEETELLVGDPVTGILEASERWGAELIVVGTHSRGAIEHFFVGSSAEKLVARSPIPVLTVRLPREAQGR from the coding sequence ATGACAGACCCCCTGATTTTCCGGACCACGGCGGGTGAGGACGCCCCCGCAGAAGCCGAACCGGCGGGCGTGACGCCTGCGGCAGCGGGCAGCGGCACCCCCTTCCGGCGCATCACCGTGGGCATCGACTTCTCGCCCGCCTCCGGGTACGCGCTGGAGCTGGTGCGGACCCGCTTTCCCGGCGCGCAGGTGCGGCTGCTGCACGTGACCGACGCCCGCGCGCTGACCGCGCCCGACCTGGGGGGCGGCGTGATTCCCACCGGCCCCAACCCCGCCCTGCTGCAATCCCTGGAGGACGCCGACGCGGGTGGCCTGACCCGGCTGGCGCAGGACGGCGAGGAAACCGAGCTGCTGGTGGGCGACCCGGTGACGGGCATCCTGGAAGCCTCCGAACGCTGGGGCGCGGAGCTGATCGTGGTCGGCACCCACTCGCGGGGAGCCATCGAACACTTTTTCGTGGGCAGCAGCGCCGAGAAACTGGTCGCCCGCAGCCCCATCCCGGTCCTGACCGTGCGCCTGCCGCGGGAAGCCCAGGGGCGCTGA
- a CDS encoding LptA/OstA family protein — protein MRRALALTLLLTLGAAGPLWVRAQQAAPAPAAPPSPTEQPPAEQPPTEQAQPAPEADPNTGEGETAPAKPTSLQLVRRGDDNKDRVILIERTTVGEGGVFALCGPQEGEPENAPSLAVFSETGPQGVRISIDKNVIRVPLAVVTQRTRENGEAGDGRVEASAGTARFLDEAPEGKTDRLSRCLVEATPKPAPDTVQVTQGKTELKGQNLVYDESDGIARIDGPISFTRPSDDGSLTGTSERIEVNVDEEQTVLVGNVVLNSKGGRVSRAARVEYDDQANVARLYGTPEQPAESRQGNDVLSAQELIYNLDRDEVVVRAAPGGTITGEFQDGEGSAVTSPATSPPAASPSAPPTSPPARP, from the coding sequence ATGCGGCGCGCTCTGGCCCTGACCCTGCTTCTCACCCTGGGAGCGGCCGGCCCCCTGTGGGTGAGGGCGCAGCAGGCCGCGCCGGCCCCGGCTGCTCCCCCGTCTCCCACGGAACAGCCTCCCGCAGAACAGCCCCCCACGGAGCAGGCCCAGCCCGCGCCCGAGGCGGACCCGAACACGGGTGAGGGCGAGACGGCCCCGGCCAAGCCCACCAGCCTGCAACTGGTGCGCCGGGGGGACGACAACAAGGACCGCGTCATCCTGATCGAGCGGACGACCGTGGGGGAGGGCGGGGTCTTTGCCCTGTGCGGCCCGCAGGAAGGGGAGCCGGAAAATGCCCCCAGCCTGGCGGTGTTCAGCGAGACGGGGCCGCAGGGCGTGCGGATCAGCATCGACAAGAACGTGATCCGCGTGCCGCTGGCCGTCGTCACGCAGCGCACCCGCGAGAACGGTGAGGCCGGTGACGGCCGGGTGGAGGCCAGCGCCGGAACCGCCCGTTTTCTGGACGAGGCACCCGAGGGCAAGACCGACCGCCTGAGCCGCTGTCTGGTGGAGGCCACCCCGAAACCTGCCCCCGACACCGTGCAGGTCACGCAGGGCAAGACCGAGCTGAAGGGCCAGAACCTCGTGTACGACGAGTCGGACGGCATCGCCCGCATCGACGGCCCCATCAGCTTTACCCGCCCCTCGGACGACGGCTCACTGACCGGCACCAGCGAGCGCATCGAGGTGAACGTGGACGAGGAGCAAACGGTGCTGGTCGGCAACGTGGTGCTGAACAGCAAGGGCGGGCGCGTCAGCCGGGCCGCCCGCGTCGAGTACGACGATCAGGCGAACGTGGCCCGGCTGTACGGCACGCCCGAGCAGCCCGCCGAGAGCCGCCAGGGCAACGACGTGCTGAGCGCCCAGGAACTGATCTACAACCTCGACCGCGACGAGGTGGTGGTCCGCGCCGCGCCGGGCGGCACCATAACGGGCGAGTTTCAGGATGGCGAGGGCAGCGCGGTCACTTCCCCAGCAACCAGTCCCCCGGCAGCTAGCCCCTCAGCCCCCCCGACCTCCCCCCCCGCCCGGCCCTGA